The Anopheles coluzzii chromosome 2, AcolN3, whole genome shotgun sequence genome window below encodes:
- the LOC125906469 gene encoding probable splicing factor, arginine/serine-rich 7: protein MAGGSGTKVVQITNIAPQATKDQMQTFLGTVGKIDEIRLYPTIRDVSCPVVSRICYVKYFESSCVAVAQHLTNTVFIDRAVIVIPVANGVIPDEYKALEMAANGTLVPGLHSFNVPSKLPPEVVNRIDGMIPNQVVKTIDPKLEENGLPEYPPLPVNFDAKKIEETRRTILILDVRSDWRLEELMDHFKPAGEIKYARYAENERSKLALLEFCDQRNIINALKMHGTEFRGYRLNVHHSTQPIVKPEAKSNEAAQKEIEEAMTIVKEAHHQISSMDPVVAIYPKDKSASRRRSRSRSRSKERRTRSRSRKRSKSRSKRSRSRKRSRSRSKRSRSRRSPSRSKRSRSKSKRSPSRSKRSRSRSKRSRSRDRRKRSRSRRRSRTRSRERTSRIRRSRSRSKKRSRSRERRDRSRDRKKSHRNKEERRRRSRSRSASAKRSTSRSRASRTKEVVTKSSSKRRSRTPSDKRLKKILEETVSRDYDAEERMDAGGSVVGVEDDAGSTGKQSVSSPTQASGTGGGGGDGGGGSSSSSSSSSSGGAVAAPVAPTTPREKTASPTTEKSDNMDISNSP, encoded by the coding sequence ATGGCCGGCGGCTCAGGTACGAAGGTGGTGCAAATCACCAACATTGCCCCGCAGGCCACCAAGGATCAGATGCAAACGTTCCTCGGGACGGTGGGGAAAATTGACGAGATTCGCCTCTACCCGACCATACGGGATGTGTCCTGCCCGGTGGTGTCGCGCATCTGCTACGTGAAGTACTTCGAGAGCAGCTGCGTAGCGGTCGCCCAGCACCTAACCAACACGGTGTTCATCGATCGGGCCGTCATCGTGATTCCGGTCGCGAACGGCGTCATTCCCGACGAGTACAAGGCGCTCGAGATGGCCGCCAACGGGACGCTCGTGCCGGGGCTGCACAGCTTCAACGTGCCGTCCAAGCTGCCGCCGGAGGTGGTGAACCGCATCGACGGCATGATACCGAACCAGGTGGTAAAGACGATCGACCCGAAGCTGGAAGAGAACGGACTGCCCGAGTATCCGCCGCTGCCAGTGAACTTCGACGCGAAAAAGATCGAGGAAACGCGCCGCACCATACTCATTCTGGACGTGCGCTCGGACTGGCGGCTGGAGGAGCTGATGGACCACTTCAAGCCGGCGGGCGAGATCAAGTACGCCCGGTACGCGGAGAACGAGCGCAGCAAGCTGGCGCTGCTCGAGTTTTGCGACCAGCGCAACATCATCAACGCGCTCAAGATGCACGGCACCGAGTTCCGGGGCTACCGGCTGAATGTGCACCATTCGACGCAGCCGATCGTGAAGCCGGAGGCGAAGAGCAACGAGGCGGCCCAGAAGGAAATCGAGGAAGCGATGACGATCGTGAAGGAGGCCCATCACCAGATATCGAGCATGGACCCGGTGGTCGCCATATACCCGAAGGACAAGAGTGCCAGCCGGCGCCGGTCCCGTTCGCGGTCCCGCTCGAAGGAACGCCGCACCCGGTCCCGTTCGCGCAAACGCTCCAAGTCGCGCAGCAAACGGTCCCGGTCGCGGAAGCGCTCCCGCAGCCGCTCGAAGCGTTCCCGCTCCCGGCGGTCCCCGTCGCGGAGCAAGCGCTCGCGCTCGAAGTCGAAACGTTCGCCCTCGCGCAGCAAGCGATCGCGGTCGCGCTCGAAGCGTTCGCGCTCCCGGGACCGCCGCAAACGTTCCCGCTcccgccgccgcagccgcaCGCGTTCGCGCGAGCGTACGTCGCGCATTCGTCGGTCGCGTTCGCGCTCGAAGAAGCGGTCCCGTTCGCGTGAGCGTCGCGATCGTAGCCGCGACCGCAAGAAGTCCCATCGCAACAAGGAGGAACGGCGCCGCCGCTCGCGTTCCCGTTCGGCGAGCGCCAAGCGTTCGACGTCCCGGAGTCGGGCAAGTCGTACCAAGGAGGTGGTCACGAAATCATCGTCCAAGCGTCGCAGCCGCACCCCGTCGGACAAGAGGTTGAAAAAGATCCTGGAAGAAACGGTCAGCCGCGATTACGACGCGGAGGAGCGCATGGATGCAGGTGGAAGCGTGGTCGGTGTGGAGGATGATGCGGGCAGCACCGGCAAGCAGTCGGTCTCGTCGCCAACCCAAGCTTCCGGTACAGGCGGCGGAGGCggtgatggtggcggtggttccagctcctcctcgtcgtcgtcttcttcCGGTGGCGCAGTCGCGGCACCGGTCGCTCCAACGACACCGCGGGAGAAAACCGCCAGCCCGACAACGGAGAAATCCGACAACATGGACATTTCCAACTCTCCGTAA